Proteins from a genomic interval of Scatophagus argus isolate fScaArg1 chromosome 6, fScaArg1.pri, whole genome shotgun sequence:
- the tm2d1 gene encoding TM2 domain-containing protein 1 — MAAARRWLVCLRSGIWSLLFYSVYSHLKLVLAEEVESCDNLKLGQYLCKDPKIDEATQEPENCRDTTAWVECLPAPNISCRLSNGTEFRFSGEEVGFNKTIPCRNVSGYSYKVAVALSLFLGWLGADRFYLGYPALGLLKFCTVGFCGIGTLIDFILIAMQIVGPADGSHYIVDYYGARLTRLSITNQTYRKPHLSL; from the exons ATGGCGGCCGCCCGGAGATGGCTGGTTTGTTTGCGCTCAGGGATATGGAGCCTCTTATTTTACAGCGTTTATTCTCATTTAAAGCTCGTTTTggcggaggaggtggagagctGCGACAACTTAAAACTCGGGCA GTATCTCTGTAAAGATCCAAAGATAGATGAAGCCACGCAGGAGCCGGAGAACTGCAGGGACACGACAGCGTGGG ttgaGTGCCTCCCAGCTCCAAACATCAGCTGTCGTCTCTCCAACGGGACGGAGTTCAGGTTCAGCGGGGAGGAAGTTGGCTTCAACAAAACCATCCCCTGCCGAAATGT gAGTGGTTATTCCTACAAAGTAGCTGTGGCTTTATCTCTGTTTCTGGGCTGGCTGGGAGCAGACCGCTTCTACCTGGGATATCCTGCATTAG GCCTGTTGAAATTCTGTACTGTTGGCTTCTGTGGGATCGGCACCCTGATTGACTTCATACTGATCGCTATGCAG ATTGTCGGTCCAGCAGACGGATCACACTACATCGTGGATTATTATGGCGCCCGGCTGACCCGTCTGTCCATCACCAACCAGACCTACAGGAAGCCACACCTGTCCCTGTGA